In Candidatus Eisenbacteria bacterium, one genomic interval encodes:
- a CDS encoding 5-oxoprolinase subunit PxpA — MLVDLNCDMGESFGHYNLGDDETMLRTVTSANIACGLHAGDPVVMARTVGLAKRNRVSVGAHPGYPDLQGFGRRDMELSANELESILIYQIGALAGFVRTAGIPLVHVKLHGALYNTVARNAALAETVARAIVAFDPRLVVIALPVSALEKAARTLNLRVAREGFADRAYRADGTLVPRSEPGAVIHDPIQAADQAVRMVTRNEVETIDGRVIPLRIETICIHSDTPGAACIATEARGALESAGVEVVPLTKVLG, encoded by the coding sequence ATGTTGGTGGATCTGAACTGTGACATGGGGGAGAGTTTTGGGCACTACAACCTGGGAGATGACGAGACAATGCTGCGGACTGTCACCTCGGCCAACATTGCGTGCGGGCTGCATGCAGGAGACCCGGTGGTGATGGCGAGGACAGTGGGGCTGGCGAAGCGAAATAGGGTTTCGGTGGGGGCGCATCCCGGTTATCCGGACCTGCAAGGTTTTGGCCGCCGCGACATGGAGCTATCGGCGAATGAGCTGGAGTCCATTCTCATCTATCAAATTGGCGCATTGGCCGGCTTTGTGCGCACAGCAGGCATTCCTCTCGTTCATGTCAAACTGCACGGTGCTCTCTATAACACCGTTGCGCGGAATGCTGCGCTCGCGGAGACTGTGGCTCGCGCAATAGTTGCATTCGACCCCAGGCTTGTCGTGATTGCCTTGCCCGTCTCTGCCCTCGAGAAAGCTGCCCGGACTCTGAATCTGCGCGTAGCGCGCGAGGGGTTCGCTGATCGCGCGTATCGCGCCGACGGCACGCTTGTCCCGCGCAGTGAGCCGGGGGCTGTAATCCACGATCCAATCCAGGCAGCGGATCAAGCAGTGCGAATGGTCACCCGGAATGAGGTTGAGACAATAGATGGGCGCGTTATTCCTTTGCGCATCGAGACTATCTGCATCCACAGCGATACGCCGGGAGCGGCATGCATCGCAACGGAAGCGCGCGGGGCACTCGAGTCCGCAGGCGTCGAAGTGGTTCCGCTTACGAAGGTACTTGGGTGA
- a CDS encoding TldD/PmbA family protein, protein MRKKILWFSGVLLAVVAVSCASAAKQGDDLPSQLKVMKGELQRNFEALQKGENPPYYISYSINHVRSQSVSASFGAITYKNDDSEAYLNISVRVGSYALDNSHEIRGDQFARYQRMIPRSMRAPLADSPEALRVLLWQGTDKAYKDAVGMLAKIKTDRNLKVKEEDQSDDFSLAEPHVQIEKPLEITVDLNRWVEKVKKFSEPFKKNPNILESGAAFTSEVRNKYFVSSEGTILLTPVNYMRLRVTATAKAEDGMELPLYLSYFGYKESDLPSDSHVMAEVNQLIATLAALRDAPLVDPYTGPAVLSGKASGVFFHEILGHRLEGHRQKSEEEGQTFKKKVNEKVLPDFMSITFDPTIKEINGLKLSGYYEFDDEGTRAEKVVSIENGVLKGFLMSRSPIEKFPKSNGHARCQPGTEPVSRQSNLIVSSKKQLSEQELRQKLIDECKERGKPFGLVFKEIQGGMTMTGRMIPNAFTVIPILVYRVYVDGRPDQLVRGVDLIGTPLTTFDKIEATGSDIQVFNGMCGAESGSVPVSAASPSIFVSQIEVQKKEKSQDKPPILPPPSSVNE, encoded by the coding sequence ATGAGAAAGAAAATTCTGTGGTTCAGCGGGGTTTTGCTCGCTGTGGTTGCCGTCTCTTGCGCCTCTGCTGCCAAGCAGGGCGACGACCTTCCGAGCCAGCTCAAGGTGATGAAAGGGGAACTTCAGAGGAATTTCGAAGCCCTGCAGAAAGGAGAGAATCCCCCTTATTACATTAGCTATTCTATTAACCACGTCCGGTCTCAGTCTGTCTCGGCCTCTTTCGGCGCGATCACGTACAAGAATGATGATTCGGAAGCATATCTGAACATCAGTGTCAGGGTTGGCTCGTATGCGCTCGACAATTCCCACGAAATCCGCGGGGACCAGTTCGCCAGGTACCAGCGAATGATTCCCAGGTCCATGCGTGCGCCGCTCGCGGACTCACCGGAGGCCTTGAGAGTCCTTCTCTGGCAGGGGACTGACAAGGCGTACAAGGACGCGGTCGGGATGCTCGCCAAGATCAAGACCGACAGGAACCTGAAGGTCAAAGAAGAGGACCAGTCTGATGACTTTTCCCTGGCGGAGCCGCACGTACAGATTGAAAAACCCCTCGAAATCACCGTGGATCTGAACCGGTGGGTTGAGAAAGTGAAAAAGTTCTCTGAGCCCTTCAAGAAGAATCCAAACATCCTTGAATCAGGAGCGGCTTTCACCAGTGAAGTCAGGAACAAGTACTTTGTAAGTAGCGAAGGGACGATCCTGCTGACGCCGGTCAACTATATGCGCCTCCGGGTCACAGCGACTGCGAAGGCAGAGGACGGCATGGAGCTGCCTCTCTACCTGAGCTATTTCGGATACAAGGAGTCCGACTTGCCGAGCGACAGTCACGTCATGGCCGAAGTCAATCAGCTGATTGCGACTCTTGCGGCGCTAAGAGATGCGCCTCTCGTTGATCCTTACACCGGGCCGGCTGTCCTGTCAGGCAAGGCGAGCGGAGTATTCTTCCACGAGATACTTGGGCATCGACTTGAAGGGCACCGCCAGAAGAGTGAAGAGGAGGGTCAGACCTTCAAGAAGAAAGTCAATGAGAAGGTCCTGCCGGACTTCATGTCGATAACCTTCGACCCTACAATCAAGGAAATAAACGGGCTGAAACTGTCCGGGTACTACGAATTTGATGATGAAGGCACAAGGGCGGAAAAGGTCGTCAGCATTGAAAACGGAGTCTTGAAGGGTTTTCTGATGAGCCGTTCCCCGATTGAGAAATTTCCAAAATCGAATGGTCACGCCCGTTGCCAGCCGGGAACGGAACCCGTCTCGAGGCAATCCAATCTGATCGTCAGCTCCAAGAAGCAATTATCCGAGCAAGAGCTGCGGCAGAAGCTGATCGATGAATGCAAAGAGCGGGGCAAGCCCTTCGGACTTGTCTTCAAAGAGATCCAGGGCGGGATGACAATGACGGGCAGAATGATTCCCAATGCGTTCACCGTTATACCGATTCTTGTCTACAGGGTTTATGTTGACGGCCGACCCGACCAATTGGTTCGCGGAGTTGACCTCATCGGAACCCCGCTGACTACGTTTGACAAAATCGAAGCCACGGGTTCAGACATCCAGGTATTCAACGGAATGTGCGGCGCCGAAAGCGGCTCCGTGCCGGTGTCGGCAGCGTCTCCTTCCATTTTCGTCTCACAGATTGAAGTCCAGAAAAAGGAGAAGTCACAGGACAAACCGCCTATTCTGCCCCCGCCATCGTCGGTGAACGAATAG
- the pxpB gene encoding 5-oxoprolinase subunit PxpB, protein MSKYPCILAAGDSAFTVEFGDRMDEALNRRVRALDATLNAQPFPGMLETVPTYRSLLVMYDPLTAGETQVRAALIRALEGLRADRLPEGRLFEIPVSYGGTSGPDLADVAAHCGMTPSQVVRLHTEPAYRVAMLGFAPGFSYLFGLPRVLATPRLTTPRTRVEPGSVGIAGLQTGIYALHTPGGWRIIGRTPTSLFDPDSDDPFVLHAGDRVRFLPVD, encoded by the coding sequence GTGAGCAAATACCCTTGCATTCTGGCCGCCGGCGATTCCGCCTTCACAGTTGAATTCGGCGACCGGATGGACGAGGCCCTCAATCGCCGGGTTCGCGCACTGGATGCAACCCTGAACGCTCAGCCGTTCCCGGGGATGCTGGAGACTGTCCCCACTTACCGCTCACTGCTGGTGATGTACGACCCGCTCACGGCAGGTGAGACACAAGTCCGTGCGGCGCTGATTCGGGCATTGGAGGGATTGCGTGCTGATCGTCTTCCTGAGGGACGGCTGTTCGAAATTCCTGTGAGCTACGGCGGCACGAGCGGGCCCGATCTTGCAGATGTAGCGGCCCACTGTGGGATGACACCATCGCAAGTCGTCCGTCTCCACACTGAGCCGGCCTACCGCGTGGCGATGCTGGGATTCGCACCGGGATTCTCTTACCTTTTTGGCTTGCCACGAGTTCTTGCCACTCCTCGTCTGACGACTCCGAGAACGCGGGTGGAGCCGGGAAGCGTTGGCATCGCCGGTCTCCAAACAGGCATATACGCGCTGCACACGCCTGGAGGCTGGCGCATTATCGGGCGGACGCCGACGTCACTCTTTGACCCTGACAGTGACGATCCATTCGTCCTCCACGCAGGCGACCGGGTGCGCTTTCTACCAGTAGATTGA
- a CDS encoding biotin-dependent carboxyltransferase family protein — translation MLEVVRAGLLTTVQDSGRAGWARFGVPPAGPADPFALRAANILVGNDPGVAGPVLRASCECLIAACGAEFEISVGNSPLPAWCSAPVPAGCEIRFGERRSGARAYLAISGGIAVKDFLNSRATYLTGGLGGLEGRPLRTGDKLPLGPMKDNPALCAGKTWPRSARPLYSPHPTLRVVLGPQDDCFTAKGLATFLNSEYEVTAASNRMGCRLRGPLVAHRNQVDIVSDGVVTGSVQIPGDGQPIALMVDHPTTGGYPKIATIIRADLPLTAQCLPGDHVRFEAVSIAEAQAVLRTQMSIPIDNPAI, via the coding sequence ATGCTTGAAGTTGTCCGGGCAGGATTGCTCACAACGGTTCAGGACTCGGGCCGTGCCGGTTGGGCGCGCTTTGGAGTTCCGCCAGCCGGTCCGGCCGACCCGTTCGCGTTGCGGGCGGCCAACATTCTCGTGGGCAACGATCCCGGCGTCGCCGGGCCAGTGCTTCGCGCATCCTGCGAATGTCTCATAGCTGCATGCGGAGCGGAATTCGAGATATCGGTGGGAAACTCTCCACTGCCGGCCTGGTGTTCAGCCCCGGTACCTGCCGGATGCGAGATCCGCTTCGGTGAACGGCGGAGCGGCGCCCGCGCCTATCTCGCTATCTCAGGGGGCATCGCTGTCAAAGACTTTTTGAATTCGCGGGCTACTTACTTGACGGGCGGGCTCGGAGGTCTTGAAGGCCGCCCGCTGCGGACAGGAGATAAGCTGCCGCTCGGTCCGATGAAGGACAATCCGGCGCTCTGTGCAGGGAAAACCTGGCCCCGCTCAGCCCGGCCTCTCTATTCGCCTCACCCAACATTGCGTGTCGTGCTTGGACCGCAGGATGATTGCTTCACAGCAAAGGGATTGGCAACGTTCCTCAACTCTGAATACGAGGTCACTGCGGCTTCCAACCGGATGGGCTGTCGGCTTCGGGGCCCACTGGTGGCCCACCGCAATCAGGTTGATATTGTCTCCGATGGAGTAGTCACCGGCAGTGTTCAGATTCCGGGGGACGGCCAGCCAATCGCACTGATGGTCGATCATCCGACAACCGGGGGCTATCCCAAAATCGCGACCATCATCCGGGCCGACCTGCCGCTCACGGCCCAGTGCCTGCCTGGCGATCATGTTCGGTTTGAAGCAGTCAGTATCGCCGAGGCCCAGGCCGTCCTGCGCACTCAGATGTCGATACCCATTGACAATCCGGCAATCTGA
- a CDS encoding M6 family metalloprotease domain-containing protein, with translation MVKLAVVYHLNAYKNPSRRDFGNLLKEKEREMKRCARTAGSQQKALTLSIFNRYALVLLTPFAVLALIALFIPTALSPAPERSPGASFFLSEAFSLPASSPSAQASGGENLKSSQDRPVLMPLDPDLVQSYHARGLKVPYARTEAAFVSQPGSRVNRVQRPAQLNATSTTTLKALVILVKFTTNPPGGPATRYSPGVFDSMIFGTSYIRGGADTTTNRTLKNFLKEISYDNVDIVTLNLPSSVGWVTVPNAYTYYCQNDGIHDNGFGPYPTNAQGLTRHACIAADPLVDFSQYAVGGVVQNLFIVHSGTGAEWSGDPAVIWSHAWGLGSYAVTLDGVTIDDYSMEPECGGNTTGYGGAVTGPFLPTVGVYAHEFGHVLGLPDEYDYGYQSQGTGRFSLMAGGSWNRHPNVYPDNAGNAPAHPSAWGIAELGFVTPTAITQSTTGVTLPPIKNTPTGSMLKVEQWGTSGKEYWLLENRQQLGFDQGFIRMTANAHGLLIWHVDENVFDRTYWRPNEAECVSGGVYVGKMNCKCGLLPPNGSNGEKWYGISVEQADGLYELELNLSGGNAGDFYSSFSGKTTFNASTTPNSSSYYGCNRYVAVTNIAEAGGNITLDITPDAYPPLAVVVSPNGGESWLSGTSHDVTWTATDSTVVDSTSIYLSTDGGATYPVTLAHGETNDGIYSWTVSNLPSTQCKIKVRAYDRALNTGEDVSNAVFTIQDAYSPSVTVLTPNGGETWTSGTLHSVTWTVTDATPGDTASIHILFSTDGGATYPDTVARNEVNDGSFFWLLPDTSVSQCKIKVEAYDKTLNMGQDVSDSLFTIEKSVGVVSRIDPIPARFEFAQAYPNPFNSETIFRIALPAEGDVHLAVFDTRGRLVRTVLDQRVNAGWHNLTWNGRDDRGAELPAGVYLAKLLSGSFVSTKKVVLLK, from the coding sequence ATGGTAAAATTAGCTGTTGTATATCACTTGAATGCCTACAAGAATCCCTCCCGAAGAGATTTTGGCAACTTGCTCAAGGAAAAGGAGAGAGAGATGAAACGTTGTGCCAGGACCGCAGGCTCGCAGCAAAAGGCTTTAACCCTTTCAATTTTCAATAGATACGCCCTAGTTCTTCTGACTCCCTTCGCCGTCCTAGCCCTGATCGCTTTGTTCATCCCGACAGCTCTGTCTCCGGCCCCGGAGAGGAGTCCGGGTGCCAGCTTTTTCCTGTCAGAGGCGTTCTCATTACCTGCTTCCAGCCCTTCGGCACAAGCATCGGGCGGGGAGAACCTGAAATCCTCACAAGATAGGCCAGTTCTCATGCCCCTTGACCCGGACCTTGTTCAGTCTTATCACGCTCGCGGACTTAAGGTCCCTTACGCCCGAACAGAGGCCGCGTTTGTCTCTCAACCCGGTTCCAGAGTTAATCGCGTTCAAAGACCGGCACAGTTGAACGCGACCAGTACGACAACGCTCAAGGCACTCGTCATCCTTGTCAAATTCACGACAAACCCGCCCGGAGGGCCAGCGACCAGGTACTCCCCCGGGGTCTTCGACAGCATGATTTTCGGGACAAGCTACATTCGCGGGGGAGCAGACACAACCACCAATCGCACACTAAAGAACTTCTTGAAGGAAATCTCCTATGACAACGTTGACATAGTTACGTTAAACCTTCCCAGCAGTGTTGGATGGGTGACCGTACCGAATGCATACACCTACTATTGCCAGAACGACGGTATCCACGATAACGGTTTTGGGCCATATCCGACCAACGCTCAGGGACTGACAAGACATGCCTGTATAGCTGCCGACCCACTTGTTGATTTCTCGCAATATGCAGTCGGTGGTGTTGTTCAGAACCTTTTCATAGTTCATTCGGGGACCGGGGCAGAGTGGAGCGGTGACCCAGCAGTTATCTGGTCCCATGCCTGGGGTCTTGGGAGTTACGCTGTAACGCTGGATGGAGTCACAATAGATGACTATTCAATGGAGCCTGAGTGTGGAGGCAATACGACCGGTTATGGCGGTGCAGTTACAGGACCATTCCTCCCGACGGTTGGGGTTTATGCTCATGAGTTTGGACACGTACTCGGCCTGCCCGACGAATATGATTACGGTTATCAATCACAGGGCACTGGCCGGTTCAGTCTCATGGCAGGCGGAAGCTGGAATCGTCATCCCAACGTCTATCCGGACAATGCGGGAAACGCGCCTGCTCATCCAAGTGCTTGGGGAATTGCTGAGCTTGGCTTCGTCACACCAACAGCGATCACCCAAAGTACAACGGGGGTGACTCTCCCCCCCATCAAGAATACTCCAACAGGTTCGATGTTGAAGGTCGAACAGTGGGGCACCTCTGGCAAGGAATATTGGCTCCTTGAGAACAGACAGCAGTTGGGATTTGATCAGGGATTCATAAGGATGACTGCCAATGCGCACGGTCTGCTTATTTGGCATGTGGACGAGAATGTTTTCGACAGAACATACTGGCGGCCGAATGAAGCGGAGTGTGTATCGGGCGGCGTATATGTTGGAAAGATGAACTGCAAGTGCGGCTTGCTTCCACCAAATGGTTCAAATGGAGAGAAGTGGTACGGCATTTCCGTTGAACAGGCGGACGGCCTCTATGAATTGGAGCTCAACTTATCTGGCGGAAACGCAGGCGATTTCTATTCATCATTTTCCGGAAAAACCACCTTTAACGCTTCTACTACCCCAAACAGCAGCTCCTACTATGGATGTAACAGGTATGTTGCGGTGACGAACATAGCCGAGGCAGGAGGCAATATCACGCTCGACATAACTCCGGATGCTTATCCGCCTCTGGCCGTTGTCGTTTCTCCAAACGGCGGGGAATCCTGGCTTTCGGGGACCAGCCACGATGTTACGTGGACAGCCACAGACAGCACGGTTGTTGATTCGACAAGCATCTACCTTTCGACGGATGGCGGGGCAACCTATCCGGTCACTCTGGCTCACGGAGAAACAAATGATGGAATCTATTCCTGGACAGTCTCGAATCTTCCGTCAACCCAGTGCAAGATAAAAGTAAGGGCGTACGACCGCGCCCTTAACACAGGTGAAGATGTGAGTAATGCCGTGTTCACAATCCAGGACGCCTACTCCCCGTCCGTCACCGTCCTGACACCAAATGGCGGCGAGACCTGGACCAGCGGAACGTTGCACTCCGTTACCTGGACCGTTACCGACGCAACTCCGGGCGACACAGCAAGCATCCACATCCTCTTCTCAACGGATGGGGGAGCAACCTATCCGGATACTGTCGCCAGGAACGAAGTGAACGATGGAAGCTTCTTCTGGCTCCTGCCTGACACATCCGTGAGTCAGTGCAAGATAAAAGTGGAAGCATACGACAAGACACTCAACATGGGTCAGGACGTGAGCGATTCGCTCTTCACGATCGAAAAGTCGGTAGGTGTCGTCTCAAGGATCGATCCCATACCGGCTCGATTCGAGTTTGCACAGGCCTATCCGAATCCGTTCAACAGCGAGACAATCTTCAGGATCGCTCTCCCAGCTGAAGGAGATGTGCACCTAGCCGTGTTCGACACGAGAGGCAGACTGGTCAGGACGGTCCTGGATCAGAGAGTCAATGCCGGGTGGCACAACTTGACCTGGAACGGAAGAGACGACAGGGGAGCCGAGCTTCCGGCCGGGGTCTATCTTGCAAAGCTTCTCTCTGGAAGCTTCGTGAGCACGAAGAAAGTCGTCCTGCTGAAATAA